Below is a window of Malania oleifera isolate guangnan ecotype guangnan chromosome 1, ASM2987363v1, whole genome shotgun sequence DNA.
GACCTGTGTCTCATAGTTCTCAGTTATGCTATAATGCATGCCACTCTCTTTGATTTCCTCCAGAAATTTGTCCAATGAGTTGCCCCTTCTCGGGCTGAAAAATACAGCTTCAGAGGGCCCTGCCTTTGTTAACAAGCTTTTGACAGTTCGAGCAAGGCTTTTGTGGAATTCCTCAAAGAAAGTGCTGTCAAAATGCCATACAACTGACGTTTAAGTCACAAATTCTGATAGGAAATAACCTCAGCAAGAAGACAAGAAGAAGTGTTTCAATGAGTGCTTTCATATGAAAGTTTTTGTGCATCATGTTCATGTACCCATTACAACTTACAACTGGCTTTTGTCATTAGTTAGAAAACTAAGATGCATAGACATCTCCAACTCATCAAGGACTAAACCAAAAATGAGATAACTGGCATTCTCACCCCAAGGACCTCTGGACTCAATTATAAATTTGTGgaataaaatattaaagaaaaaaaaaacaataaagcaTCCATCATATAGATATTTGAGGATGTGGAGTGTTGAGTCTATGCAAAGGTTGGATCCACCATGACCGTCAAGCGAACACCCAAAATTGTCTTAATATCAGACAATCTGGAATCAGATAGCATCAGCTTCATAATTTAGGAACATTCCCCAGCAAGAAAAGTAATTTAGGTACATAAACAATGGGTACACATTTGATTATTCTCTTCACTTTTTCCACTTCCAGTCTAGAAATAGCAGTGCtagaataatattttattatgatAAAGGTTTAAAGAGAGTGCAGAATTACCAGTCACTGGCAATGACTACATCAAAAGAGCCAGAAATATTTGAGGGTTCCTCCTGATTCCAATGCAAAATCAGGGGCTTCACCGTTGTACCACCAAAGGCTTCAGAGTTAGCCTCAATATTATGCTGAATATCTGGATATTAAGGGCTTCCAATGTAAACCCaacgaaaaaagaaaaagaaaaaaagaaaactataaattaattttttattaaaattaggAAGTGAAAATGCTTCCATATTAGTTTAATGAAGGTTTAGTATAGTAGTGAATATGGAGGATATTTTGAGCCATCAAATCTAAATTCTGAAACATATGACCTACCAACAACTAATTCTAAATTCCGCCTATAGTAGCAAAGATTTTTATTCAAAAACTGGTTACAATTCAGAACAGCATATAACAAATAGAGAATAAGAAATTCAACAATACCAGAAAGAATTACACAACGCATTGTTGTTTAAGCTGCCTCAGTTTTGGTACCCTTACTTGAATAGAAGAATTAAAAGTACTCTATTGAATGGTTCAAAACTTGGGGTTTTAGGCGACAAAATGAAAACACTTATATAACTCAACCCTATCAGTCATAATACCCCTCTGCAATAATAATGGGAGGTTTGATATAATCATATTATGATACTCCCTTAGTTGCTAATCTAGCTGTTACTACCCCAAAAATCCAGTACAATCCTATGATGTGTCATCACCCTCATTTCATGCTCTATGGCAGAACTATGCTATCAGTTAGTCCTCACAAACctaatgaattaaataagaattcACCACAGATGAACAACTAGCACAAACAATTTAGCAGGATACAATCAACAACTTGTGGGTTCCCATCTGATATTACAACTTCGGTAGCCTCAGTGGCAGCTGCAATAACTAATCCAGCTAAACCGTAGCCTGATCCAAGTTCAATGACTCTTTTGGACCTGAAAGATTAGAGAAGtgaattgaaataataaaaagaaatgaGACAAAAAGCATTCCCTGCCAATTGTAGCAATCACAAGAACATGTAGGGCTGTCATGAACAAACTAGAACATTAATTAACATACATCATTTTACAAACCTAAACATGCCCTCGTGTGACAAGCAGAAATAAGCAAGGACATCTTCCGACGGCCAATGACCTGTAAAAGAAGATAATGTAAACTTAGTAAGCACAAACTATAAAAAGCAAACAATTGTCAAAATCATATAAGAAAAATGCTCAGCCCATATAACAGCACAAGAAGCACCACAACATAAGCAGTGATAAATGATCAAGGGCAGTTAATGAGAATTTGATAGAATTCATGCTAGATTTCCATTGAATAACAT
It encodes the following:
- the LOC131162621 gene encoding calmodulin-lysine N-methyltransferase; its protein translation is MEISSDPPAKAAASLRWAILRHVFLRRPSSSNLDDDQSQNCIKRISRKTTQGFNLIPSQLQHSAPLSKSNHSSGSRDASVCYTLPIPSSPKLFLTQRVDNCANLNDFEISNKYDIDNTGLVCHWPSEDVLAYFCLSHEGMFRSKRVIELGSGYGLAGLVIAAATEATEVVISDGNPQVVDYIQHNIEANSEAFGGTTVKPLILHWNQEEPSNISGSFDVVIASDCTFFEEFHKSLARTVKSLLTKAGPSEAVFFSPRRGNSLDKFLEEIKESGMHYSITENYETQVWRHHQRFVNGDDSWPNYEEDHCYPLLVRITH